The Flammeovirga agarivorans DNA window ATCTAAGCCATATGGATATAAAGTTTTAGAGGATTATGGGTTGAAAATGACTCATTTGAAAACTGCAGAAATTGGCAAGACAGGTTCTGACTATCTCGATGCAAGATTACCTTTAATGGTCAATAGTCAGTGTGTCATTTCATTATGTAATCCAACAGAATTAACGATGGATTATTTCTTCAAAAATGCAGATGGTGATGAGGCTATTTATGTTTACGAGGGGGAAGGTGAGTTGCATTCACAGTTTGGCGTTTTGCCTTACAAGAAAGGAGACTATATCGTAATTCCTAGAACAACTATTTATCAATTTGATTTCGATTCTTCCAAAGAACAAAAATTTCTTATTGTTGAGTCAAAAGCACCTATAGAAACTGTTGGGAGGTATAGGAATGAAGTAGGGCAATTATTAGAACATTCTCCATACTGTGAAAGAGATTTACATCCGCCAACCCACCTATTAGATTTAAAAGAAAAATCGAATGGGGATTATTCAATGATGATTAAAAAAGGAAATCAGTTGCATCACTATGTTTATGGAAGTCACCCATTAGATGTAATTGGTTGGGATGGCTTTTTATATCCTTATACTTTTTCTATTTATGATTTTGAGCCAATAACAGGGCGAATTCATCAGCCACCACCGGTACATCAAACTTTCCAAGCAAGAGGAGCATTTGTAATATGTTCTTTTGTGCCTAGATTATTTGACTATCATCCGTTGAGTATTCCAGCACCTTATAACCATTCGAATATCGATTCCGATGAAGTGTTATTTTATACTGAAGGAGAATTTATGAGTAGAAAAGGGATTGCACAAGGGGCGTTTACACTGCATCCCGGGGGAATACCTCATGGACCACATCCTGGTACTATAGAAAAAAGTATAGGGAAGAAGGAGACAAAAGAATATGCAGTAATGATAGATACTTTCGCTCCATTATTTCTGACTGAGAACTGTCTACCATATATCGATAAAGAATATCCATATTCATGGCAGTCATAATAAAAAAGGAGATGTTCATTAAGTTGAGCATCTCCTTTTGTTTTATACTTCTTCTTTTTTAGAATATTGAGTGATTGCTGATAAATCATTCTCATTAATATAGTTATACAATCGAGTATATCCGATATCTAACAAGCGACTGATTTTGGCAATACTTTTTCCTTCTTCAAGATATTTTTTGATTAGATCTTTTTTACGCTGAGCAATCTCTTTTCTGTGAGATTTACCCATTTTTCGAATACGATCTAATTGTAAAGGTCTTTGTTCTAAAAGTCTTGTTGATTTGTCTGCCTGAGTTTCCCAGAACAGGTTAATATCATTCAAGTTCTTATAGTCCCAATCTCGGTAAGCTAACTTATGAGCATTGGAAGGTTTTAATTTTCCTAAGTCTCTTAAAATGATTTCAGCTATAGCAAGTGATTTCCATTTACCATCTTCATTTACTCTAATGAATAAGCAAGATCCATTGTCTGAGATTCTATGGTATTTTCCTTTATACTGGAAATAGTCGTGACCATCTTGTGGCTTCTCTTTGGTTTTTTTGGAAGCTTTACAGCTTTTTACAAACTTCTCTGAATAATCAGGAATGTATTTTCTTTTAGTGGCAAATCTAGTTTTTAGCGTACACCATTCTAAGTTATCAACATTGTTATTTGATTTATTTCCATCCTTATGGATAACAATTTGACCTTCTTCTTTAGGTTGTTCTAAAAATAATTCAGCAACCAATCTGTGTACATAAAAAGATTTTTTCTTTCCATCAACTTTGCAATCGATTGATAAATATCCTCCACCAATGTCTCTGCCCTTAATTAGTTCACCTTTTTGAGATCGAGCGTATGATTTTACTTTTCCAGTATTACTAATTTCGTATTTTTTGTCTGTGTAGGGCAGTTCCAACCATGTTTCTTCGATTATCGTTGTTTCGGGCGAAGTTTCTTTCATAATTGATATTTCTAAAAGTGGTTAGTGTTCTTCTGTAGTAATTAAATTAGATATAGTCTACTAGAGTAGAATTATAATTAGGATTGTTAGACTTCTGAAACAGCTTTGTATTTGTATGCTAAATATGATAATACATCACCAAAGGTATCTAGAATCTGTTTTGTGGCATCATCAACTTTTCTTCCTCTAGTTCTTAGTAATAATAAACCAAATATTCCATTAATACAAATTTGTATAGGATTAGTAATCAATCCATCAGCTATTTTAAGGTTCTCGTTTATATGTGGTTCAGCATTTTTATAAGTTTTAGCATATTCCTTATCATTGGCTAAAAGTTGTTCATGAAGTGTAGTGATATTATCAACTTCATCTTGTGCCCAAGAACAATGTCCTTCCTTAAGCACTTCCTCTTTAGTCATTACATCTAATAAGTCTTTATGCCATTTGATCACTTCTTCCTGTTGTTGTTCATCTAGTTTAGTGATATGCTTGATAACATATTCTTTAATATCCTCAAAATTGAAATCGAAAGCTCTTAATAATTCTTCTGATTGATATATATAGATGATATACTCACATATATTTTGCTTTTTCTTTTGATCTGCTATTAGCATAACGGTTTGTTTGATTTTACAGGATATGATTATATCGTATTTATTAAGCAAAATAAAAGGGAATAGTTGTATTACACAACAATTCCCTCATTTATTATCTTTTAGTAACGTTTATTTTTTACGCTTTAAATTCAGTACTTCTTGATCCAATCTCCAAATAGCATCTTGCATTTCTTGGAAACTATTCCCTGCCTCTTGCTCTGGGAATTCTTTAGAAATATGTGCTACTAAGCGCCAAATCTCTCTAACATCTTGAATCTCTACCTCGTATGGAGAATATTTTAAGTTAGTAGATTTAAGAATAAAGCTGTTGTTTGAGCTTACATTGTTGTAAACCTTCTTTAAAACAAAGCCTTCTGAACGAGTAGTAACAATGCATACCTGTCCGTCTCTAATAGCATTCCAATCATCGATAAATTCACCAATAATGATGGTGCCTTCATCTAAAGGAGGCATAGAATCTCCGCTAATTTCAAAGGCTCTATAGGTCTTTCCTTTTGGTAAGAACGGTAATGTATATTTATCTAATTTTTTAATGAAGTTTAGGTCAGAATAGCCAGTTGCATAACCTGCTCTTGCTCTTTCTGGAACCATTTCAATATTTTCCTCACCCTCGGCATCAGTAGTAATAGTTAGAATTCTTAAGTTATCGCCTGAGACATGCTCTTTAATATTTTGGTGAGCATCAATTTCTTGAGGGTCGATTTTAGTAAGATCTTCTTTTAATATCTTATCGATACTTACTTCAAAGAATTCACAAATTTTCTCAAGACGTTTGTAATTGGGTTCAGCTCTACCATCTTCATAGGAAGAAATTGCACTTCTTGATACTGAATCGTCTTCCGTACTTAGCTTATCACCAAGCTCTGTTTGGCTTAACTTTCCATTTTTC harbors:
- a CDS encoding homogentisate 1,2-dioxygenase, whose protein sequence is MTYYYKLGKIPPKRHTQFRKDNGELYHEELVSSLGFSGIYSNIYHKESPTNVKEVKESKPYGYKVLEDYGLKMTHLKTAEIGKTGSDYLDARLPLMVNSQCVISLCNPTELTMDYFFKNADGDEAIYVYEGEGELHSQFGVLPYKKGDYIVIPRTTIYQFDFDSSKEQKFLIVESKAPIETVGRYRNEVGQLLEHSPYCERDLHPPTHLLDLKEKSNGDYSMMIKKGNQLHHYVYGSHPLDVIGWDGFLYPYTFSIYDFEPITGRIHQPPPVHQTFQARGAFVICSFVPRLFDYHPLSIPAPYNHSNIDSDEVLFYTEGEFMSRKGIAQGAFTLHPGGIPHGPHPGTIEKSIGKKETKEYAVMIDTFAPLFLTENCLPYIDKEYPYSWQS
- a CDS encoding NUMOD4 motif-containing HNH endonuclease; the encoded protein is MKETSPETTIIEETWLELPYTDKKYEISNTGKVKSYARSQKGELIKGRDIGGGYLSIDCKVDGKKKSFYVHRLVAELFLEQPKEEGQIVIHKDGNKSNNNVDNLEWCTLKTRFATKRKYIPDYSEKFVKSCKASKKTKEKPQDGHDYFQYKGKYHRISDNGSCLFIRVNEDGKWKSLAIAEIILRDLGKLKPSNAHKLAYRDWDYKNLNDINLFWETQADKSTRLLEQRPLQLDRIRKMGKSHRKEIAQRKKDLIKKYLEEGKSIAKISRLLDIGYTRLYNYINENDLSAITQYSKKEEV
- a CDS encoding DUF4924 family protein, which gives rise to MLIADQKKKQNICEYIIYIYQSEELLRAFDFNFEDIKEYVIKHITKLDEQQQEEVIKWHKDLLDVMTKEEVLKEGHCSWAQDEVDNITTLHEQLLANDKEYAKTYKNAEPHINENLKIADGLITNPIQICINGIFGLLLLRTRGRKVDDATKQILDTFGDVLSYLAYKYKAVSEV
- a CDS encoding XRE family transcriptional regulator codes for the protein MSKNTSLFGTNLRYLRQKKNGKLSQTELGDKLSTEDDSVSRSAISSYEDGRAEPNYKRLEKICEFFEVSIDKILKEDLTKIDPQEIDAHQNIKEHVSGDNLRILTITTDAEGEENIEMVPERARAGYATGYSDLNFIKKLDKYTLPFLPKGKTYRAFEISGDSMPPLDEGTIIIGEFIDDWNAIRDGQVCIVTTRSEGFVLKKVYNNVSSNNSFILKSTNLKYSPYEVEIQDVREIWRLVAHISKEFPEQEAGNSFQEMQDAIWRLDQEVLNLKRKK